A genomic stretch from Pseudomonas sp. MUP55 includes:
- the purL gene encoding phosphoribosylformylglycinamidine synthase — protein sequence MLILRGAPALSAFRHSKLLEQLSQKVPAVTGLYAEFAHFADVTGVLTADEQQVLARLLKYGPSVPVQEPAGRLFLVLPRFGTISPWSSKASDIARNCGLSSIQRLERGIAFYVAGQFSEAEAELIASSLHDRMTQIIVSQLEQAAGLFSHAEPKPLTAIDVLGGGRAALEKANTELGLALAEDEIDYLVNAFNGLKRNPHDIELMMFAQANSEHCRHKIFNASWDIDGESQEKSLFGMIKNTYVMHSEGVLSAYKDNASVIVGSVAGRFFPDPETRQYGAVQEPVHILMKVETHNHPTAIAPFPGAATGSGGEIRDEGATGRGAKPKAGLTGFTVSNLQIPGFEQPWEVPYGKPERIVTALDIMIEGPLGGAAFNNEFGRPALTGYFRTFEQSITTPRGDEVRGYHKPIMLAGGMGNIREEHVKKGEILVGSKLIVLGGPAMLIGLGGGAASSMATGTSSADLDFASVQRENPEMERRCQEVIDRCWQLGDKNPISFIHDVGAGGLSNAFPELVNDGDRGGRFELRNIPNDEPGMAPHEIWSNESQERYVLAVGPEDFARFQAICERERCPFAVVGEATAEPQLTVTDSHFGNSPVDMPLEVLLGKAPRMHRSAVRETELGDDFDPSTLDLANSIERVLHHPAVASKSFLITIGDRTITGLVARDQMVGPWQVPVADVAVTATSFDVYTGEAMAMGERTPLALLDAPASGRMAIGETLTNIAASRIGKLSDIKLSANWMSAAGHPGEDARLYDTVKAVGMELCPELGITIPVGKDSMSMATRWNEDGTDKSVTSPLSLIVTGFAPVTDIRQTLTPQLRMDKGTTDLILIDLGRGQNRMGASILAQTHGKLGKQAPDVDDAEDLKAFFAVIQGLNADGHLLAYHDRSDGGLLTSVVEMAFAGHCGLNIVLDSVAEDAGEINGILFNEELGAVIQVRQDATPDVLAQFSAAGLAECVAVIGQPINNGEVNISFNGDTVFTGQRRLLQRQWAETSYQIQRLRDNVDCAEQEFDVILEEDNPGLSTMLSFDVNQDVAAPYIKKGIRPQVAVLREQGVNGQVEMAAAFDRAGFNAIDVHMSDILAGRVDLNEFKGLVACGGFSYGDVLGAGEGWAKSALFNSRARDAFQGFFERNDSFTLGVCNGCQMMSNLSELIPGSEFWPHFVRNRSEQFEARVAMVQVQESNSIFLQGMAGSRMPIAIAHGEGHAEFASEEALLEADLSGTVALRFVDNHGKVTETYPANPNGSPRGITGLTSRDGRVTIMMPHPERVFRAVQNSWRPEEWNEDGAWMRMFRNARVWVN from the coding sequence ATGTTGATCCTGCGCGGCGCTCCTGCCCTTTCTGCCTTTCGCCACAGCAAACTCCTTGAGCAACTGAGCCAGAAGGTTCCAGCTGTTACAGGCCTGTATGCTGAATTTGCTCACTTCGCCGACGTAACCGGCGTCTTGACCGCCGACGAACAGCAAGTGCTGGCACGCCTTCTGAAGTACGGCCCAAGCGTTCCCGTTCAAGAGCCTGCGGGCCGCTTGTTCCTGGTTCTGCCACGGTTCGGCACCATCTCGCCCTGGTCGAGCAAGGCCAGCGACATCGCCCGCAACTGCGGCCTTTCGAGCATCCAGCGCCTGGAGCGGGGTATCGCTTTCTACGTCGCCGGGCAGTTCAGCGAGGCCGAAGCCGAACTGATCGCCAGCAGCCTGCACGACCGCATGACCCAGATCATCGTCAGCCAGCTGGAACAGGCTGCCGGCCTGTTCAGCCACGCCGAGCCCAAGCCGCTGACCGCGATCGACGTGCTCGGCGGTGGCCGCGCCGCCCTCGAAAAGGCCAACACCGAACTGGGCCTGGCCCTGGCCGAAGACGAGATCGACTACCTGGTCAACGCCTTCAACGGCTTGAAGCGCAACCCGCACGACATCGAACTGATGATGTTCGCCCAGGCCAACTCCGAGCACTGCCGTCACAAGATCTTCAACGCCAGTTGGGACATCGACGGCGAAAGCCAGGAAAAAAGCCTGTTCGGCATGATCAAGAACACCTACGTGATGCACAGCGAAGGCGTTCTGTCGGCTTATAAGGACAACGCTTCGGTCATCGTCGGCTCCGTCGCCGGCCGTTTCTTCCCGGACCCTGAAACCCGCCAGTACGGTGCGGTGCAGGAACCGGTGCACATCCTGATGAAGGTCGAGACCCACAACCACCCGACCGCGATTGCCCCGTTCCCCGGCGCTGCCACCGGTTCCGGCGGCGAAATCCGCGACGAAGGCGCGACCGGCCGTGGCGCCAAGCCAAAAGCGGGCCTCACCGGCTTCACCGTGTCCAACCTGCAGATCCCGGGATTCGAACAGCCCTGGGAAGTGCCGTACGGCAAGCCCGAGCGCATCGTTACCGCGCTGGACATCATGATCGAAGGCCCGCTGGGCGGCGCCGCGTTCAACAACGAATTCGGGCGTCCGGCCCTGACCGGCTACTTCCGTACCTTCGAGCAGTCCATCACCACCCCGCGCGGTGATGAAGTGCGCGGCTACCACAAGCCGATCATGCTGGCCGGCGGCATGGGCAACATCCGTGAAGAACACGTCAAGAAAGGCGAGATCCTGGTCGGCTCCAAGCTGATCGTCCTCGGCGGCCCGGCGATGCTCATCGGCCTGGGCGGCGGCGCGGCTTCCTCCATGGCCACCGGCACCAGCTCGGCTGACCTGGACTTCGCTTCCGTGCAGCGCGAAAACCCTGAAATGGAGCGTCGCTGCCAGGAAGTCATCGACCGTTGCTGGCAGTTGGGTGACAAGAACCCGATCAGCTTCATCCACGACGTCGGTGCCGGTGGCTTGTCCAACGCCTTCCCGGAACTGGTCAACGATGGCGACCGTGGTGGCCGTTTCGAACTGCGCAACATTCCAAACGACGAGCCGGGCATGGCCCCGCACGAAATCTGGAGCAACGAATCCCAGGAGCGTTACGTACTGGCGGTCGGCCCTGAAGACTTTGCGCGCTTCCAGGCCATCTGCGAGCGCGAGCGTTGCCCGTTTGCCGTGGTCGGCGAGGCTACAGCCGAACCCCAACTGACCGTTACCGACAGCCACTTCGGCAACAGCCCGGTGGACATGCCGCTCGAAGTGCTGTTGGGCAAAGCCCCGCGCATGCACCGTTCGGCGGTACGTGAAACCGAGCTGGGCGATGACTTCGACCCAAGCACGCTGGACCTGGCCAACAGCATCGAACGCGTGCTGCACCACCCGGCCGTGGCGAGCAAAAGCTTCCTGATCACCATCGGCGACCGCACCATCACCGGCCTGGTGGCCCGTGACCAAATGGTGGGCCCATGGCAGGTGCCGGTGGCCGACGTTGCCGTCACCGCCACCAGCTTCGACGTCTACACCGGTGAAGCCATGGCCATGGGCGAGCGCACGCCGCTGGCCCTGCTGGACGCTCCGGCGTCGGGCCGCATGGCCATTGGTGAAACCCTCACCAACATCGCCGCCTCGCGCATCGGCAAACTGTCCGACATTAAACTGTCGGCCAACTGGATGTCCGCTGCCGGCCACCCTGGCGAAGACGCGCGCCTGTACGACACCGTCAAGGCTGTCGGCATGGAGCTGTGCCCGGAACTGGGTATCACCATTCCGGTGGGCAAGGACTCCATGTCCATGGCCACCCGTTGGAACGAAGACGGCACCGACAAGAGCGTCACCTCGCCACTGTCGCTGATCGTCACCGGTTTCGCACCGGTCACCGACATTCGCCAGACCCTGACCCCGCAACTGCGCATGGACAAGGGCACCACCGACCTGATCCTGATCGACCTGGGCCGTGGCCAGAACCGCATGGGCGCCTCGATCCTCGCGCAAACCCACGGCAAGCTCGGCAAACAGGCGCCGGACGTCGACGACGCTGAAGACCTGAAGGCCTTCTTCGCCGTGATCCAGGGCCTCAACGCCGACGGCCACCTGCTGGCTTACCACGACCGTTCCGACGGTGGTTTGCTGACCAGCGTTGTCGAGATGGCGTTTGCCGGTCACTGCGGCCTGAACATCGTGCTCGACAGCGTTGCCGAGGATGCTGGCGAAATCAACGGCATCCTGTTCAACGAAGAGTTGGGTGCGGTGATCCAGGTGCGTCAGGACGCCACTCCGGACGTGCTTGCACAGTTCAGCGCCGCTGGCCTGGCCGAGTGCGTGGCGGTGATCGGTCAGCCGATCAACAACGGCGAAGTGAATATCTCGTTCAACGGTGACACGGTATTTACCGGTCAGCGCCGCCTGCTGCAACGCCAGTGGGCCGAGACCAGCTACCAGATCCAGCGTCTGCGCGACAACGTCGACTGCGCCGAGCAGGAATTCGACGTCATCCTGGAAGAAGACAACCCGGGCCTGAGCACCATGCTCAGCTTCGACGTCAACCAGGACGTCGCTGCGCCCTACATCAAGAAAGGCATTCGCCCACAGGTTGCCGTACTGCGTGAGCAGGGCGTCAACGGCCAGGTGGAAATGGCGGCGGCGTTCGACCGCGCCGGCTTCAATGCGATCGACGTGCACATGAGCGACATCCTCGCCGGTCGCGTTGACCTCAACGAGTTCAAAGGCCTGGTGGCCTGCGGTGGTTTCTCCTACGGCGACGTACTGGGTGCCGGTGAAGGCTGGGCCAAGTCGGCGCTGTTCAACAGCCGTGCCCGCGATGCGTTCCAGGGCTTCTTCGAGCGCAACGACAGCTTCACCCTGGGTGTGTGCAACGGTTGCCAGATGATGTCCAACCTCAGCGAACTGATCCCGGGCAGCGAGTTCTGGCCGCACTTTGTGCGTAACCGTTCCGAGCAGTTCGAAGCCCGCGTCGCCATGGTGCAGGTGCAGGAATCCAATTCGATCTTCCTGCAAGGCATGGCCGGTTCGCGCATGCCGATCGCCATCGCCCACGGTGAAGGCCATGCCGAGTTCGCCAGCGAAGAAGCACTGCTCGAAGCCGACCTGTC
- the mltF gene encoding membrane-bound lytic murein transglycosylase MltF yields the protein MFSPTALRPRCAKWLIATGLFLMLSACVDKPSTLERIKEDGVLRVVTRNSPATYFQDRNGETGFEYELVKRFADDLGVKLEIETADNLDDLFGQLGKPNGPVLAAAGLVSSEQRQQQVRFSHPYLEVTPQIIYRNGQSRPTNAADLVGKKIMVLKGSTHAEQLAQLKKQNPAIEYEESDAVEVVDLLRMVDEGQIDLTLVDSNEVAMNQVYFPNVRVAFDLGNASNQSWAVAAGEDNSLLNEINGYLDKVEKNGTLQRLKDRYYGHVDVLGYVGAYTFAQHLQQRLPKYEKHFRTYAKEEKVDWRLLAAIGYQESLWQPAVTSKTGVRGLMMLTQNTAQAMGVSNRLDARQSIMGGAKYLAKIKDELDDKIAEPDRTWFALAAYNVGTGHLDDARLLAKKEGLNPNKWLDVKKMLPRLSQKQWYSKTRYGYARGGEPVHFVANIRRYYDILTWVTQPQLEGNQVVEGNLHVPGVDKTKPPEDSPQL from the coding sequence ATGTTCTCCCCAACTGCTTTGCGCCCGCGCTGCGCCAAATGGCTCATCGCAACCGGACTCTTCCTGATGCTCAGCGCCTGTGTTGATAAACCCAGCACGCTTGAGCGAATCAAGGAGGATGGCGTATTGCGGGTGGTTACTCGCAACAGCCCGGCCACGTATTTCCAGGACCGCAACGGTGAAACCGGTTTCGAATACGAGCTGGTCAAGCGCTTTGCCGATGACCTGGGCGTAAAGCTGGAAATCGAAACCGCCGACAATCTCGATGACCTGTTCGGCCAACTGGGCAAACCCAACGGTCCGGTGCTGGCCGCCGCCGGCCTGGTCAGCAGCGAGCAGCGCCAGCAGCAAGTGCGCTTCTCCCACCCCTACCTCGAAGTCACCCCGCAGATCATCTACCGCAACGGCCAGTCGCGGCCGACCAACGCGGCGGACCTGGTGGGCAAGAAGATCATGGTGCTCAAGGGCAGCACCCACGCCGAGCAGTTGGCGCAGCTTAAAAAGCAGAATCCGGCGATCGAATACGAGGAATCCGATGCCGTCGAGGTGGTCGACCTGCTGCGCATGGTCGACGAAGGGCAGATCGACCTGACCCTGGTGGATTCCAACGAAGTCGCCATGAACCAGGTGTACTTCCCCAATGTGCGGGTAGCCTTCGACCTGGGCAATGCCAGCAACCAGAGCTGGGCCGTGGCCGCAGGCGAAGACAACAGCCTGCTCAACGAGATCAATGGTTACCTGGACAAGGTCGAGAAGAACGGCACCCTTCAGCGTCTGAAAGATCGCTATTACGGGCACGTCGATGTACTGGGGTACGTCGGCGCCTATACCTTCGCCCAGCATTTGCAGCAGCGCCTGCCCAAGTACGAGAAACACTTTCGCACCTACGCCAAGGAAGAAAAGGTCGATTGGCGGCTATTGGCGGCCATCGGCTATCAGGAATCGCTGTGGCAACCGGCGGTCACCTCCAAGACCGGCGTGCGCGGCCTGATGATGCTGACCCAGAACACCGCCCAGGCGATGGGCGTGTCCAACCGCCTGGATGCCAGGCAAAGCATCATGGGCGGCGCCAAGTACCTGGCCAAGATCAAGGACGAGCTGGACGACAAGATCGCCGAGCCCGACCGCACCTGGTTCGCCCTTGCCGCCTACAACGTCGGCACCGGCCACCTGGACGACGCGCGTCTTTTGGCCAAGAAGGAAGGCCTGAACCCGAACAAGTGGCTGGATGTAAAGAAAATGCTGCCGCGCCTGTCGCAGAAGCAGTGGTACAGCAAAACGCGCTACGGTTATGCCAGGGGTGGCGAGCCGGTGCATTTTGTGGCGAACATCCGGCGCTACTACGACATTCTGACCTGGGTGACCCAGCCTCAGCTGGAAGGTAACCAGGTGGTGGAAGGCAACCTGCATGTGCCGGGTGTGGACAAGACCAAACCGCCCGAAGATAGCCCGCAGCTCTAA
- a CDS encoding PTS glucose transporter subunit IIB: MFEKLQRAFWKALTPDLIAEPAEAPTQGLLSADVVSALGGADNLTSQQRVALTRVRVQLQDAARLDAVALKAAGVPAVMVLAGGVVHLITGL; encoded by the coding sequence ATGTTCGAGAAATTGCAGCGGGCGTTCTGGAAAGCCCTGACGCCGGATTTGATTGCCGAGCCCGCAGAGGCTCCGACGCAGGGGCTGTTGTCGGCCGACGTGGTGAGTGCGCTGGGCGGCGCGGATAACCTCACATCGCAGCAGCGTGTGGCGCTGACGCGGGTGCGGGTGCAGTTGCAGGATGCAGCGCGGTTGGATGCGGTGGCGTTGAAGGCGGCGGGTGTGCCGGCGGTGATGGTATTGGCGGGCGGGGTAGTGCATCTGATCACCGGCCTTTGA
- the ptsP gene encoding phosphoenolpyruvate--protein phosphotransferase produces the protein MNPSQPLELLAPLSGMLLALDQVPDPVFSSRMIGDGLCIDPTSQTLCAPLAGTISNIQDTGHAVSVTDDNGVQVLMHIGLDTVNLAGKGFTRLVEEGQRVTAGQPLIEFDADYVALNARSLLTLMLVVSGEPFSVLASGLVEPGQPLLQLAPREAVEVPDEEDGDALFSKPLTLLNANGLHARPAAVLAQAAKGFNASIYLHKQTQSANAKSLVAIMALQTVQGDTLQVSAAGQDAEMAINTLVALLAEGCGETVSREVEPVASVPSATLLKGVCASPGSAFGQVVQVVEPELTITEAGTGEAAERAALERGLLAATHALQALQDKAGGSAQAEIFRAHQELLEDPTLLEQAHRLLAQGKSAAFAWNSATATTAELFQGLGNALIAERAADLADVGQRVLKLILGVPDSVWDLPDRAILIAEQLTPSQTASLDTRKVLGFVTVGGGATSHVAILARALGLPAICGVSAQVIGLANGKQVLLDADKGELHLEPNLAEIEQLDAARKQQALRHQRDVAQASQPATTRDGHHIEVTANVASLQEVEQSLTLGGEGVGLLRSEFLYLDRNRAPSPDEQAATYSAIARALGSERNLVVRTLDVGGDKPLAYVPMEAETNPFLGLRGIRLCLERPQLLREQLRAILASAGLARLHIMLPMVSLLSELHLARKMLEEEARALGLSEMPKLGIMIEVPSAALMADVFAPHVDFFSIGTNDLTQYTLAMDRDHPRLASQADSFHPAVLRLIATTVKAAHAHGKWVGVCGALASETLAVPMLIGLGVDELSVSVPLIPSIKATVRELDLADCQVIARQVLSLEEAGQVREALRLYHAATVETSSVGEH, from the coding sequence ATGAACCCTTCTCAACCCCTGGAATTGCTGGCACCCCTGTCCGGGATGCTGCTGGCGTTGGATCAGGTTCCAGACCCGGTATTCTCCAGCCGCATGATCGGCGATGGCCTGTGCATCGACCCCACCTCGCAAACCCTCTGCGCGCCGTTGGCCGGAACCATCAGCAATATTCAGGACACCGGGCATGCGGTCAGTGTCACCGACGACAACGGCGTGCAGGTGCTGATGCATATCGGCCTGGACACCGTGAATCTGGCAGGCAAGGGCTTCACCCGTCTGGTCGAAGAGGGCCAGCGCGTGACGGCCGGGCAGCCGTTGATCGAGTTCGACGCCGACTATGTGGCGCTCAATGCCCGCAGTTTGCTGACCTTGATGCTGGTGGTCAGTGGCGAACCGTTCAGCGTGTTGGCGAGCGGTTTGGTAGAGCCCGGCCAGCCGCTGCTGCAGTTGGCCCCACGTGAAGCGGTTGAGGTGCCGGACGAGGAGGACGGCGATGCGCTGTTTTCCAAGCCGCTGACCTTGCTCAACGCCAACGGCTTGCATGCGCGCCCGGCAGCGGTGCTCGCTCAGGCGGCGAAGGGGTTCAATGCCAGCATTTACCTGCACAAGCAAACCCAGAGCGCCAACGCCAAATCCCTGGTAGCGATCATGGCCCTGCAAACGGTGCAGGGCGACACACTGCAAGTGAGCGCGGCCGGGCAGGATGCCGAGATGGCGATCAATACGCTGGTGGCCCTGCTGGCTGAGGGCTGTGGCGAGACGGTGAGCAGGGAGGTTGAGCCGGTCGCAAGCGTGCCGTCGGCCACCTTGCTCAAAGGTGTCTGCGCATCACCGGGGTCGGCGTTCGGGCAGGTCGTCCAGGTGGTCGAGCCTGAGCTGACGATCACCGAAGCCGGCACCGGTGAAGCGGCTGAACGCGCCGCCCTGGAGCGTGGCCTGCTGGCTGCAACCCACGCACTGCAAGCCCTGCAGGACAAGGCGGGCGGCAGTGCCCAGGCTGAGATTTTTCGCGCTCATCAAGAATTGCTCGAAGACCCTACCTTGCTCGAACAGGCCCATCGTTTGCTGGCGCAGGGCAAGAGCGCGGCGTTTGCCTGGAACAGTGCCACGGCCACGACGGCCGAACTGTTCCAGGGCTTGGGCAATGCGCTGATCGCCGAGCGGGCGGCCGACTTGGCCGATGTGGGCCAGCGTGTGTTGAAACTGATCCTGGGCGTTCCGGACAGCGTATGGGATTTACCGGATCGCGCGATTCTGATCGCCGAGCAATTGACGCCTTCGCAGACCGCCAGCCTGGATACGCGCAAGGTGCTGGGGTTTGTCACCGTCGGCGGCGGCGCCACCAGCCACGTCGCGATCCTCGCGCGGGCGTTGGGCCTGCCGGCCATATGCGGCGTTTCGGCCCAGGTAATCGGGTTGGCCAACGGTAAACAGGTGCTGCTCGACGCCGACAAAGGCGAGCTGCACCTGGAGCCGAATCTGGCCGAGATCGAACAACTGGACGCCGCCCGCAAGCAGCAGGCGCTGCGCCATCAGCGCGACGTGGCGCAGGCCTCGCAGCCGGCTACCACCCGCGACGGTCATCACATCGAGGTCACGGCCAATGTCGCCTCGTTGCAGGAAGTCGAGCAATCCCTGACCCTGGGCGGCGAAGGCGTCGGCCTGTTGCGTTCGGAGTTTCTCTACCTGGACCGCAACCGCGCGCCGAGCCCCGACGAGCAAGCGGCGACCTATAGTGCTATCGCCCGCGCCCTGGGCAGCGAGCGTAACCTGGTGGTGCGCACCCTGGATGTCGGCGGCGACAAACCGCTGGCCTATGTGCCGATGGAAGCCGAGACCAATCCGTTCCTGGGCTTGCGGGGTATCCGCCTGTGCCTGGAGCGGCCGCAGCTGTTGCGCGAACAACTGCGGGCCATCCTTGCCAGTGCCGGGCTGGCGCGACTGCACATCATGTTGCCAATGGTCAGCTTGCTGTCGGAGTTGCACCTGGCGCGCAAGATGCTGGAAGAAGAGGCGCGGGCGCTCGGACTCAGCGAGATGCCCAAGTTGGGCATCATGATTGAAGTGCCGTCCGCCGCGTTGATGGCGGATGTGTTCGCGCCCCATGTGGATTTCTTTTCCATCGGCACCAATGACCTGACCCAATACACCCTGGCCATGGACCGCGACCACCCGCGCCTGGCCAGCCAGGCCGACAGCTTTCACCCGGCGGTGCTGCGCCTGATTGCCACCACGGTCAAGGCCGCCCATGCCCACGGCAAGTGGGTGGGCGTATGCGGTGCGCTGGCTTCCGAAACCCTGGCGGTGCCGATGTTGATCGGGCTGGGGGTGGATGAACTGTCGGTCAGCGTACCGTTGATCCCCAGCATCAAGGCCACCGTACGTGAACTGGACTTGGCCGACTGCCAGGTCATCGCCCGCCAGGTACTGAGCCTGGAAGAAGCCGGCCAAGTGCGCGAGGCCCTGCGCCTGTACCACGCCGCTACCGTTGAAACCTCATCTGTCGGGGAGCACTGA
- a CDS encoding carbohydrate porin, with translation MKTTIKLGLVASCLSLPFGAQALEFAGYLRSGAGTSTGSGKQQCFQLPGAQTKYRLGNECEQYAELELRQDLLTFDDGSVLSVDAMASLYNKYDRALKFQGEDNGSARMPQMYAQWSNLPSLNGGSLWAGRRYYKRNDIHISDFYYWNQSATGGGIEDVLIGDLKYSYAISRKDNLYQKEYATRHDFNVAGFKTNPGGELELGLSYIEKAGGRDTNSGWAITAQHVQKPFLGGKNKFALQYGEGPGTGLGYTGNTLLDKSSKSYRAVEFFDWQVTPRFGGQAEAVYQKDIRPGSQDQTWISLGVRPAYAISEQFKLVAELGHDQVDATGGTRKLSKFTFAPTWSPKGPDFWARPEVRLYYTYATWNEAAKRAANELAAGSALSDTGAYGTARHGSNIGVQVEYWWK, from the coding sequence ATGAAGACAACAATAAAGCTGGGCCTCGTTGCATCCTGCCTGAGCCTGCCGTTTGGCGCCCAAGCCCTGGAGTTTGCTGGTTACCTGCGCAGCGGCGCCGGCACTTCCACCGGCAGCGGCAAGCAGCAGTGTTTCCAGTTGCCTGGGGCGCAAACCAAATACCGCCTGGGCAACGAATGCGAGCAGTACGCTGAACTTGAATTGCGCCAGGACCTGCTGACGTTCGACGATGGTTCGGTGCTCAGCGTCGACGCCATGGCTTCCCTCTATAACAAGTACGACCGCGCCCTGAAATTCCAGGGCGAGGACAACGGCTCGGCGCGCATGCCGCAGATGTACGCGCAATGGTCCAACCTGCCGAGCCTCAATGGTGGTTCGCTGTGGGCCGGGCGGCGTTACTACAAGCGAAACGACATCCATATTTCCGACTTCTACTACTGGAACCAGAGCGCCACGGGCGGTGGTATCGAGGACGTGCTGATTGGCGACCTCAAGTACAGCTACGCCATTTCCCGCAAGGACAACCTGTACCAGAAGGAATACGCCACGCGTCATGACTTCAACGTTGCGGGCTTCAAGACCAACCCCGGCGGCGAACTGGAACTGGGCTTGAGCTACATCGAAAAAGCCGGCGGACGGGACACCAACAGTGGTTGGGCGATCACTGCGCAGCACGTACAGAAACCGTTCCTGGGCGGCAAGAACAAATTCGCCCTGCAGTACGGCGAAGGCCCCGGCACTGGCCTGGGCTACACCGGCAATACCTTGCTGGACAAAAGCAGCAAGAGTTACCGCGCGGTGGAGTTTTTCGACTGGCAGGTGACCCCGCGTTTCGGCGGGCAGGCCGAGGCGGTGTACCAGAAGGATATTCGCCCGGGCAGCCAGGACCAGACCTGGATATCGCTTGGCGTGCGTCCGGCGTATGCCATCAGCGAGCAGTTCAAACTGGTCGCCGAGCTTGGGCATGATCAGGTCGATGCCACGGGTGGCACACGCAAGCTGAGCAAATTTACCTTCGCTCCGACTTGGTCGCCCAAAGGCCCGGATTTCTGGGCGCGGCCGGAGGTGCGGTTGTACTACACCTATGCCACCTGGAACGAAGCGGCCAAGCGCGCGGCGAACGAACTGGCGGCGGGCTCGGCGTTGTCCGATACCGGCGCGTATGGCACGGCGCGGCATGGCTCGAATATCGGTGTGCAAGTCGAATACTGGTGGAAATAA
- the treC gene encoding alpha,alpha-phosphotrehalase, which yields MQTWQHSVIYQIYPKSFHSHAGNATGDLLGIVDKLDYLHWLGIDCLWITPFLRSPQRDNGYDISDYYAIDPSYGTMADCDLLISEAAKRGIRLMLDIVVNHTSIEHEWFQQARSSLDNPYRDFYIWRDQPNNWESKFGGSAWEYEAQTGQYYLHLFDHTQADLNWDNPKVRAEVFKMMRFWRDKDVGGFRLDVINLISKPADFPDDNTDGRRFYTDGPNVHEYLQEMHREVFEGHDLINVGEMSSTSLEHCIRYSNPASKELSMTFNFHHLKVDYPNLQKWVKADFDFLQLKQIFSDWQVGMQAGGGWNALFWCNHDQPRVVSRFGDDGEHRVVSAKMLATALHFLQGTPYVYQGEELGMTNPGFDKIDQYRDVETLNIFRLKRDAGESEASSMAAIMQKSRDNGRTPMQWNGQANAGFSRGEPWIGIPANAAQINVERQRNDPDSVLHHYRALIALRRHEPLIQEGVYRPLLQDHRQVWAYVREGRGERLLVVSNFYGTPCQIQLPDHVINAASEQRLLISNYPDCPLRTSKVVLRPYESFVLHLTG from the coding sequence ATGCAAACCTGGCAACACTCGGTGATCTACCAGATCTACCCCAAAAGCTTCCACAGCCACGCGGGTAATGCCACCGGTGACCTGCTGGGCATCGTGGACAAGCTCGACTACCTGCATTGGCTGGGTATCGACTGCCTGTGGATCACCCCATTCTTGCGCTCACCGCAACGCGACAATGGCTACGACATCAGCGACTACTACGCCATCGACCCCAGTTACGGGACCATGGCCGATTGCGACCTGCTGATCAGCGAAGCGGCCAAGCGCGGCATCAGGTTGATGCTCGACATCGTGGTCAACCACACCTCCATTGAGCACGAGTGGTTCCAGCAGGCGCGCAGCAGCCTCGACAACCCCTACCGCGACTTCTACATCTGGCGCGACCAGCCGAACAACTGGGAATCCAAGTTCGGCGGTTCGGCCTGGGAGTACGAGGCGCAAACCGGGCAGTACTACCTGCACCTGTTCGACCACACCCAGGCCGACCTCAACTGGGACAACCCCAAGGTGCGCGCCGAAGTATTCAAGATGATGCGCTTCTGGCGCGACAAGGACGTGGGCGGTTTCCGCCTGGATGTGATCAACCTGATCTCCAAGCCGGCTGATTTCCCCGACGACAACACCGACGGCCGACGCTTCTACACCGACGGCCCGAACGTGCACGAATACCTGCAGGAAATGCACCGCGAAGTCTTCGAAGGCCATGACCTGATCAATGTCGGCGAAATGTCCTCCACCAGCCTGGAACACTGCATCCGCTACTCGAATCCGGCGTCGAAAGAACTGTCGATGACCTTCAATTTTCATCATTTGAAAGTCGACTACCCGAACCTGCAGAAGTGGGTGAAAGCCGATTTCGACTTCCTGCAACTCAAGCAAATCTTTTCCGACTGGCAAGTGGGCATGCAGGCAGGCGGCGGCTGGAACGCGCTGTTCTGGTGTAACCACGACCAGCCACGGGTGGTCTCGCGCTTTGGTGATGACGGCGAGCATCGCGTGGTCTCGGCCAAGATGCTCGCCACGGCGTTGCACTTCCTCCAGGGCACGCCCTATGTGTACCAGGGCGAAGAACTGGGCATGACCAATCCGGGGTTCGACAAGATCGACCAATACCGCGATGTGGAGACCTTGAACATCTTCCGTCTCAAGCGCGATGCCGGTGAGTCCGAGGCGTCCAGCATGGCGGCGATCATGCAGAAGTCTCGCGACAACGGCCGCACACCGATGCAGTGGAACGGCCAGGCCAATGCCGGTTTCAGCCGGGGTGAACCGTGGATCGGTATCCCGGCCAACGCGGCGCAGATCAACGTTGAGCGCCAACGCAATGATCCCGATTCGGTGCTGCATCACTACCGAGCGCTGATCGCCTTGCGTCGCCACGAACCCCTGATCCAGGAAGGTGTTTACCGCCCGCTGCTGCAGGACCACCGCCAGGTCTGGGCTTATGTGCGCGAAGGGCGCGGCGAACGTTTGCTGGTAGTCAGCAACTTCTACGGCACGCCGTGCCAAATCCAGTTGCCCGACCACGTCATCAATGCCGCGAGCGAACAACGCCTGCTGATCAGCAACTACCCCGACTGCCCGCTGCGTACTAGCAAAGTGGTGTTGCGCCCTTATGAATCCTTCGTGCTGCACCTGACTGGTTGA